A region from the Volucribacter amazonae genome encodes:
- the iolG gene encoding inositol 2-dehydrogenase, translating to MIKLGIIGAGRIGRVHSESITKYVKGAEIKAISDVKVTPELTQWAKEMGIANVYEDYRQILQDPEIDAVLVCSSTNTHAPISIEAATAGKHVFCEKPVDADPVKIREVLAAVEKAGVKFQVGFNRRFDHNFKAIKQRVEAGDIGEPHIIRVTSRDPDAPPIEYVKVSGGMFFDMTIHDFDMIRYLSGSEVEEVFAVGQVLVDPAIGEAGDIDTAVITLKLANGAIGVIDNSRKAVYGYDQRAEVFGSKGAVQTRNDTDSTAIYSCASGVIAEKPKYFFLERYMQSFADEMICFIDAVVNDKPTKVNGNDGLQPVLIALAAKKSLDERRPVKVSEVG from the coding sequence ATGATTAAATTAGGAATTATTGGTGCTGGGCGTATCGGGCGAGTACATTCAGAAAGCATTACTAAATACGTTAAAGGTGCAGAAATTAAAGCGATTTCTGATGTCAAAGTTACCCCAGAACTTACTCAATGGGCAAAAGAAATGGGAATTGCCAATGTATATGAAGATTATCGCCAAATTTTGCAAGATCCAGAAATTGATGCGGTATTAGTTTGTTCTTCAACCAATACTCACGCCCCTATTTCCATTGAAGCCGCTACCGCAGGAAAACACGTTTTTTGCGAAAAACCCGTAGATGCAGATCCAGTAAAAATTCGTGAAGTGTTAGCAGCGGTAGAAAAAGCAGGCGTAAAATTCCAAGTAGGCTTTAATCGCCGTTTTGATCATAATTTTAAAGCCATTAAACAACGTGTTGAAGCTGGGGATATTGGCGAACCTCATATTATTCGTGTTACCTCTCGTGACCCTGATGCCCCACCCATTGAATATGTCAAAGTATCTGGCGGAATGTTCTTTGATATGACCATTCACGATTTTGATATGATTCGTTATTTATCCGGTAGCGAAGTAGAAGAAGTGTTTGCAGTGGGACAAGTATTGGTTGATCCTGCCATTGGCGAGGCAGGGGATATTGATACTGCAGTGATTACCCTAAAATTAGCTAATGGTGCAATCGGCGTGATTGATAATAGTCGTAAAGCCGTTTATGGTTATGATCAACGGGCAGAAGTATTTGGCTCAAAAGGAGCAGTACAAACTCGCAATGATACGGATTCAACCGCCATTTATTCCTGTGCAAGTGGTGTTATTGCTGAAAAACCAAAATATTTCTTCCTTGAACGCTATATGCAATCCTTTGCCGATGAAATGATTTGTTTTATTGATGCCGTAGTCAACGACAAGCCAACCAAAGTCAATGGCAATGACGGCTTACAACCCGTCCTCATCGCCCTCGCTGCTAAAAAATCATTAGATGAGAGAAGACCTGTGAAAGTGAGTGAAGTAGGGTAG
- the rpsT gene encoding 30S ribosomal protein S20, translated as MANIKSAKKRAVQSEKRRQHNASQRSMMRTYIKKVYAAVAAGEKAVAEAAFVEMQKVVDRMASKGLIHKNKAANHKSKLSAQIKKLA; from the coding sequence TTGGCTAATATCAAGTCAGCAAAAAAACGTGCGGTACAATCAGAAAAACGCCGCCAACACAACGCAAGCCAACGCTCTATGATGCGTACTTATATTAAAAAAGTTTACGCTGCTGTTGCCGCTGGTGAAAAAGCAGTTGCAGAAGCCGCTTTCGTTGAAATGCAAAAAGTTGTGGATCGTATGGCATCTAAAGGCTTAATCCACAAAAATAAAGCAGCAAATCACAAATCTAAATTATCTGCTCAAATTAAAAAATTAGCATAA
- the ribF gene encoding bifunctional riboflavin kinase/FAD synthetase, protein MQFIRGIHNLPPQFQGCALTIGNFDGVHLGHQAILRHLREKADQLALPMVVMLFEPQPREYFMGEQAPARLMRLRDKLHYLAQAGVDYVLAVKFDQAFAQQTAEQFIQNVLVNKLQVKFLSIGDDFRFGEKREGDFAKLQQAGERFGFVVEDNKSYCLAQLRVSSTAIRQALAQDNLAQAEALLGKPYCIRGRVVHGNKLGRTIGFPTANIMLHRQVNPVQGVYAVKVRLKSGKFFNGVANIGKRPTLNGVKQLLEVHIFDFTGDLYGQCLQVELCHKIRNEIKFPSFEQLTAQIRQDVETAKIFFSKNIKP, encoded by the coding sequence ATGCAATTTATTCGTGGCATACATAATTTACCACCGCAATTTCAAGGTTGTGCTTTAACCATTGGCAATTTTGATGGTGTTCACCTCGGGCATCAAGCTATTTTACGCCATTTGCGTGAGAAAGCGGATCAACTTGCTTTGCCTATGGTGGTCATGTTATTTGAGCCACAACCTCGTGAGTATTTTATGGGCGAGCAAGCACCCGCAAGGTTAATGCGGTTGCGTGATAAATTGCATTATTTAGCCCAAGCAGGTGTGGATTATGTGCTTGCGGTAAAATTTGACCAAGCCTTTGCTCAACAAACGGCGGAGCAGTTTATTCAAAATGTGTTAGTGAATAAATTGCAGGTAAAATTTCTCAGCATTGGCGATGATTTTCGTTTTGGCGAAAAACGAGAGGGCGATTTTGCTAAATTGCAGCAGGCAGGCGAACGCTTTGGCTTTGTGGTAGAAGATAATAAAAGTTATTGTTTAGCACAATTGCGTGTGAGCAGTACCGCCATTCGTCAAGCCTTGGCACAGGATAATTTAGCCCAAGCAGAAGCCTTATTAGGCAAACCTTATTGCATACGAGGGCGTGTGGTACATGGCAATAAGTTGGGGAGAACCATTGGTTTTCCTACCGCTAATATTATGTTGCATCGCCAAGTCAATCCTGTGCAGGGCGTTTATGCGGTAAAAGTGCGGTTAAAATCAGGAAAATTTTTTAATGGCGTGGCAAATATTGGTAAACGTCCAACCCTAAACGGGGTAAAACAATTATTAGAAGTGCATATTTTTGATTTTACTGGAGATTTGTATGGGCAATGTTTACAAGTGGAACTATGCCATAAAATTCGTAATGAAATAAAATTTCCTTCGTTTGAACAACTTACCGCACAAATTCGCCAAGATGTTGAAACGGCAAAGATTTTCTTTAGTAAGAATATAAAACCATAG
- the iolD gene encoding 3D-(3,5/4)-trihydroxycyclohexane-1,2-dione acylhydrolase (decyclizing), producing MKTVKLTVAQALVKFLDNQYIEFDGKVSKFVEGIWAIFGHGNVLGLGQALEQQAGELIVRQGRNEQGMAHAAIGFAKQHLRQKIYACTSSVGPGAANMITAAATATANRIPLLLLPGDTFATRQPDPVLQQMEQFHDLTLSTNDGFRAVSKYWDRISRPEQLMTACINAMRVLTEPADTGAVTLCLPQDVQGEEYDYPEYFLQKRIHRIERTPPTEAMLQSALQLIQRKRKPLIVCGGGVRYSAAAEALKAFAEQFHIPFAETQAGKSAVVSAHSLNVGGVGETGCLAANLLAKEADLIIGVGTRYTDFTTSSKWIFQHPEVDYLNINIARFDAYKLDGTQVTADARETLQKLTALLQPTGYQSQWGETIKQAKALLAEEIERVHQAVYTGEDFVPEVNDCLDQQKVFAEFIKLTGSTLTQSRVLGILNESLTETDVIVAAAGSLPGDLQRTWQTKGTDTYHLEYGYSCMGYEINAALGVKIAQPQREVYALLGDGSYMMLHSELVTSIQEGKKINIILFDNMTNGCINNLEIGHGMESFGTEFRFRNPETHQLDGGFVPVDFAMNAASYGCKTYKVTNEQELRAALAEAKQQQVSTLIDIKVLPKTMVHGYGSWWHVGVAAVSSKQRVQQAYAELQQRLKEARVY from the coding sequence TTGACGGCAAGGTCAGCAAGTTTGTAGAGGGCATTTGGGCGATTTTTGGACATGGTAATGTGCTTGGTTTAGGACAAGCCTTAGAGCAACAAGCGGGCGAATTGATTGTGCGACAAGGGCGTAATGAACAGGGTATGGCACATGCTGCCATTGGTTTTGCTAAACAGCATTTACGCCAAAAAATCTATGCTTGCACCTCTTCAGTTGGTCCGGGTGCAGCCAATATGATTACCGCTGCTGCTACGGCAACCGCTAATCGTATTCCGTTGTTATTATTACCCGGCGATACCTTTGCTACTCGCCAACCTGATCCTGTGTTACAACAAATGGAGCAATTCCACGATTTGACCTTGAGTACCAATGACGGTTTTCGTGCAGTGAGTAAATATTGGGATCGCATAAGTCGTCCTGAGCAATTAATGACGGCTTGTATTAATGCTATGCGTGTATTGACCGAACCAGCGGATACTGGGGCGGTTACTTTATGCTTACCACAAGACGTACAAGGCGAAGAATATGATTATCCAGAGTATTTTTTACAAAAACGCATTCATCGCATTGAACGAACACCGCCCACCGAGGCAATGTTGCAATCGGCTTTACAATTAATCCAGCGTAAACGTAAGCCGTTGATTGTTTGCGGTGGTGGCGTGCGTTATTCTGCGGCAGCTGAGGCATTAAAAGCCTTTGCCGAACAATTTCATATTCCTTTTGCCGAAACACAAGCAGGCAAAAGTGCGGTGGTTTCTGCTCATTCTTTAAATGTGGGCGGCGTGGGCGAAACAGGCTGTTTAGCGGCAAATTTATTAGCCAAAGAGGCGGATTTGATTATAGGCGTTGGCACACGTTATACCGACTTTACCACTTCATCAAAATGGATTTTCCAACACCCTGAGGTAGATTATTTAAATATCAATATTGCTCGTTTTGATGCTTATAAATTAGACGGTACGCAAGTAACCGCTGATGCCAGGGAAACATTGCAAAAACTGACCGCACTTTTACAACCCACAGGTTACCAAAGCCAATGGGGCGAGACCATTAAGCAAGCAAAAGCCTTATTAGCCGAAGAAATTGAGCGTGTCCACCAAGCAGTTTATACCGGCGAGGATTTTGTGCCTGAAGTGAACGATTGCTTAGATCAACAAAAAGTGTTTGCTGAGTTTATTAAATTAACAGGATCAACACTGACCCAATCAAGAGTATTAGGTATTTTAAATGAAAGCCTAACCGAAACAGACGTGATTGTCGCTGCCGCAGGTAGCTTGCCGGGAGATTTACAACGCACTTGGCAAACGAAAGGCACAGATACTTATCATTTGGAGTATGGCTATTCTTGTATGGGATATGAAATTAATGCTGCATTAGGGGTCAAAATTGCCCAGCCACAACGCGAAGTCTATGCCTTGTTAGGCGATGGTTCTTATATGATGTTACATTCCGAGTTGGTTACTTCAATTCAAGAGGGCAAGAAAATCAATATCATATTATTTGACAATATGACCAATGGCTGTATCAACAATTTAGAAATTGGGCATGGTATGGAGAGTTTTGGCACAGAGTTTCGCTTTAGAAATCCAGAAACTCATCAGCTTGATGGCGGTTTTGTGCCTGTGGATTTTGCGATGAATGCCGCCTCTTATGGTTGTAAAACCTATAAAGTTACCAATGAACAAGAATTGCGAGCGGCATTGGCAGAGGCGAAACAACAACAGGTTTCCACCTTGATTGATATTAAAGTGTTACCAAAAACAATGGTGCATGGTTATGGCAGTTGGTGGCACGTCGGTGTGGCAGCGGTATCAAGTAAACAGCGAGTACAACAAGCCTATGCTGAATTACAACAACGTTTAAAAGAGGCGAGAGTTTATTAA
- the iolE gene encoding myo-inosose-2 dehydratase has translation MKAENVKLGIAPIGWTNDDLPEIGKENTFEQCISEMALAGFTGCEVGSKYPRDTQILKQKLALRGIQICNAWFSTFFVDGKKEQTIKEFIAHRDFLHEMGAKVIGCSEQSRSIQGQKKAIFKEKTVFNDDEWRLLAEGYNELAKLAAEKGMKVCLHHHMGTGIQTPEEIDRYMAEVNDDVYLLFDSGHLYYSEGSQQAMLAVLEKYIDRICHVHLKDVRDDVVAEVKAKDLSFLEGVVKGTFTVPGDGVIDFKPIFELLDKHNYQGWMVVEAEQDPAIANPLEYAIKGRQYIKQVAGV, from the coding sequence ATGAAAGCAGAAAATGTCAAACTTGGTATTGCCCCCATTGGCTGGACAAATGATGATTTACCTGAAATTGGTAAAGAAAATACCTTTGAACAATGTATCAGTGAAATGGCATTGGCAGGGTTTACAGGTTGCGAAGTGGGCAGTAAATACCCTCGAGATACACAAATCTTAAAGCAAAAATTAGCATTAAGGGGAATTCAAATTTGTAATGCGTGGTTTAGTACCTTTTTTGTGGACGGTAAAAAGGAACAAACCATTAAAGAGTTTATTGCTCATCGTGATTTTTTGCACGAAATGGGGGCAAAAGTCATTGGTTGCTCAGAGCAAAGCCGCAGTATTCAAGGGCAGAAAAAAGCCATTTTTAAAGAAAAGACCGTATTTAATGACGATGAATGGCGTTTGTTAGCAGAGGGCTACAATGAACTTGCCAAACTGGCGGCAGAGAAAGGAATGAAAGTCTGTTTGCATCATCATATGGGAACAGGTATTCAAACCCCAGAAGAAATTGATCGCTATATGGCGGAAGTCAATGATGATGTGTATTTATTATTTGATTCAGGGCATTTGTATTATTCCGAAGGCTCACAGCAAGCAATGCTTGCGGTTTTAGAAAAATATATTGATCGCATTTGCCACGTTCACTTGAAAGATGTAAGAGATGACGTGGTTGCCGAAGTGAAAGCCAAAGATTTGAGCTTTTTAGAGGGCGTAGTGAAAGGCACATTTACCGTACCGGGCGATGGTGTAATTGATTTTAAACCAATTTTTGAGCTATTGGATAAACATAATTATCAAGGCTGGATGGTGGTGGAAGCGGAACAAGATCCCGCCATTGCCAATCCATTAGAATATGCCATAAAAGGCCGTCAATATATTAAACAAGTTGCAGGAGTCTAA
- the ileS gene encoding isoleucine--tRNA ligase: MSEIDYKNTLNLPETGFPMRGDLAKREPQMLKNWYDNNLYQKIRQATKGKKSFILHDGPPYANGAIHIGHAVNKILKDIIVKAKTASGYDSPYIPGWDCHGLPIELKVESLVGKPNQKVSAAEFRTACRHYATEQVEEQKKDFIRLGVLGDWDNPYLTMNFDTEANIIRTFAKAVANGHLYKGAKPVHWCLDCGSSLSEAEVEYEDKTSPSIYVRFMASDESAVENKFHLLEKGQGKISALIWTTTPWTLPSNRAIAIHPDFEYQLVQFGDERVILVKELVESVAKTLGVENVKILGIAQGSELEFLRFQHPFYAYDVPFILGEHVTTDGGTGLVHTAPDHGQEDYVVAQKYHISMAGLVGNDGKFIPSTEFFAGLGVFEANGAVLQKLEETGSLVKLEKIRHSYPHCWRHKTPIIFRATPQWFIGMETKGLRQQALNEIKQVRWIPDWGQARIEKMVENRPDWCISRQRTWGVPVPLFIHKQTEQLHPRTVELMEEVAKRVEQQGIQAWWDLEPAELLGEEAQDYSKVLDTLDVWFDSGSTYWSVVKNRPEFQGRDIDMYLEGSDQHRGWFMSSLMLSTATEGKAPYKQVLTHGFTVDGQGRKMSKSIGNIVTPQQVMDKFGGDILRLWVASTDYTGEMTVSDEILKRAADSYRRIRNTARFLLANLNGFDPKRDLVAPQDMVVLDRWAVDCALRTQQEIQKAYDNYQFHTVVQRLMKFCSIEMGSFYLDIIKDRQYTTKADSLARRSCQTALWHIAEALVRWIAPILSFTADEIWQHIPGERAEFVFTEEFYTDLFALDKQESMDDQYWQKVLEVRSEINRVLEQARNEKVIGSSLEAEITIYANDELSALLNKLADELRFVLITSKAEVKPLAQADVAEGEIQGLAVKVIRSQAEKCPRCWHYSATIGTNPQHPTLCARCVENVDGKGEVRHFA, encoded by the coding sequence ATGTCTGAAATTGATTACAAAAATACCCTGAATTTACCAGAAACAGGGTTTCCAATGCGGGGCGATTTAGCCAAACGTGAACCGCAAATGCTCAAAAACTGGTACGATAACAACCTTTATCAAAAAATCCGTCAAGCCACGAAAGGCAAGAAATCCTTTATTTTGCATGACGGCCCTCCTTATGCCAATGGGGCAATTCATATTGGACACGCAGTCAATAAAATTTTAAAAGACATTATTGTAAAAGCGAAAACGGCTTCAGGTTATGATTCTCCTTATATCCCCGGTTGGGATTGTCATGGTTTACCTATTGAGTTAAAAGTAGAGAGCTTGGTTGGTAAGCCAAATCAAAAAGTGAGTGCGGCAGAATTTCGCACCGCTTGCCGTCATTATGCCACAGAGCAAGTGGAAGAACAGAAAAAAGATTTTATCCGTTTAGGGGTGCTGGGCGACTGGGATAACCCTTACCTCACCATGAATTTTGATACGGAAGCCAATATTATCCGCACCTTTGCTAAGGCGGTGGCAAATGGGCATTTGTATAAAGGGGCAAAACCTGTTCATTGGTGTTTGGATTGTGGTTCGTCCTTATCAGAAGCGGAAGTGGAATATGAAGATAAAACCTCGCCGTCCATTTATGTACGCTTTATGGCGAGTGATGAAAGTGCGGTAGAAAATAAATTTCATTTACTGGAAAAAGGGCAAGGCAAAATTTCAGCTTTAATTTGGACAACCACCCCTTGGACGTTGCCCTCTAATAGAGCCATTGCTATTCACCCTGATTTTGAATATCAATTAGTACAGTTTGGCGATGAACGGGTTATTTTAGTGAAAGAACTGGTTGAAAGTGTTGCCAAAACTTTAGGTGTAGAGAATGTTAAAATATTGGGTATTGCACAAGGTTCAGAGCTGGAGTTTTTGCGATTTCAACACCCATTCTATGCCTATGATGTGCCATTCATTTTAGGGGAACACGTTACCACAGACGGCGGAACAGGTTTAGTTCATACCGCCCCTGATCATGGTCAAGAGGACTATGTGGTAGCACAAAAATACCATATTAGTATGGCAGGTTTAGTGGGCAATGATGGTAAGTTTATTCCGTCCACTGAATTTTTTGCAGGTTTAGGAGTCTTTGAGGCTAATGGTGCGGTACTGCAAAAATTGGAAGAAACCGGCAGTTTAGTGAAATTAGAAAAAATCCGCCACAGTTATCCTCATTGTTGGCGACACAAAACCCCAATTATTTTCCGTGCAACGCCGCAATGGTTTATTGGTATGGAAACCAAAGGGTTACGTCAACAAGCCTTAAATGAAATTAAGCAAGTGCGTTGGATCCCTGATTGGGGACAAGCTCGCATTGAAAAAATGGTAGAAAATCGCCCAGATTGGTGTATTTCTCGTCAGCGTACTTGGGGTGTACCTGTTCCTCTCTTTATTCATAAGCAAACAGAACAGCTTCACCCTCGTACCGTTGAATTAATGGAAGAAGTGGCTAAACGGGTTGAACAACAAGGTATTCAGGCTTGGTGGGATCTTGAACCAGCGGAATTATTGGGCGAGGAAGCACAAGATTATTCCAAAGTGTTGGATACCCTTGATGTATGGTTTGATTCAGGCTCAACCTATTGGTCAGTGGTAAAAAATCGTCCGGAGTTTCAAGGGCGAGATATTGATATGTATTTAGAGGGGTCAGATCAGCATCGTGGTTGGTTTATGTCTTCATTGATGTTATCCACTGCCACCGAGGGCAAAGCCCCTTATAAACAAGTATTAACCCATGGTTTTACGGTGGACGGTCAAGGGCGTAAAATGTCTAAGTCCATTGGTAATATTGTTACCCCACAACAAGTTATGGATAAGTTCGGTGGCGATATTTTACGTTTATGGGTAGCCTCTACTGATTATACAGGTGAGATGACCGTATCCGATGAAATTCTTAAACGTGCAGCGGACAGTTATCGCCGTATTCGTAATACCGCCCGTTTCTTATTGGCAAACCTAAATGGTTTTGATCCGAAACGTGATCTTGTTGCCCCACAGGATATGGTGGTGTTAGATCGCTGGGCAGTGGATTGTGCTTTGCGTACGCAACAAGAAATTCAAAAAGCCTATGATAATTACCAATTCCATACTGTGGTACAGCGTTTAATGAAATTCTGTTCCATTGAAATGGGATCATTCTACTTAGATATTATCAAGGATCGTCAATATACCACCAAAGCGGATAGCTTGGCACGCCGTAGTTGTCAAACCGCATTATGGCATATTGCAGAAGCCTTAGTGCGTTGGATTGCACCGATTTTATCTTTCACTGCCGATGAAATTTGGCAACATATCCCGGGCGAACGGGCAGAATTTGTCTTTACTGAAGAGTTTTACACAGACTTATTTGCACTAGACAAGCAAGAAAGTATGGACGATCAGTATTGGCAAAAGGTGTTAGAAGTGCGGTCAGAAATTAACCGAGTTTTAGAACAAGCCCGCAATGAAAAAGTCATTGGTTCATCACTGGAGGCAGAAATCACTATTTATGCTAATGATGAATTATCCGCTTTATTGAATAAATTAGCTGATGAATTACGTTTTGTGCTGATTACCTCCAAAGCAGAAGTAAAACCTTTAGCACAGGCTGATGTCGCTGAGGGCGAAATTCAAGGTCTGGCAGTAAAAGTAATACGTTCGCAAGCAGAGAAATGCCCACGTTGTTGGCATTATTCCGCCACCATTGGCACAAATCCGCAACACCCAACACTTTGTGCTCGTTGTGTGGAAAATGTGGACGGCAAAGGCGAAGTGCGCCACTTTGCTTAA
- the lspA gene encoding signal peptidase II — MEKHKSGLAFLWLSLLAIVIDLASKYAVVKHFQLFESVNILPIFNLTYVRNYGAAFSFLANHSGWQKFFFIGIALVISVLLIYWLAKNSRQQYLQNTAYALVIGGALGNMFDRLYHGFVVDFLDFYWDIYHYPVFNFADVFICVGAGLLILDQIKASKQNKQ, encoded by the coding sequence ATGGAAAAACACAAATCAGGATTGGCATTTCTATGGCTTAGTTTGTTAGCCATAGTGATTGATTTAGCCAGTAAATATGCGGTAGTAAAGCATTTTCAATTATTTGAAAGTGTCAATATTTTACCCATATTTAATCTTACTTATGTGCGTAATTATGGGGCTGCCTTTAGTTTTTTAGCAAACCATAGTGGTTGGCAAAAATTCTTTTTTATTGGTATTGCATTAGTAATTTCTGTGTTATTGATTTATTGGTTAGCCAAAAATTCACGCCAACAATATTTACAAAATACCGCCTATGCCTTAGTGATTGGTGGCGCATTAGGTAATATGTTTGATCGGCTTTATCATGGTTTTGTGGTGGACTTTTTAGATTTTTATTGGGATATTTATCATTATCCTGTGTTTAATTTTGCTGATGTGTTTATTTGTGTTGGCGCAGGTTTATTGATTTTAGACCAAATTAAGGCAAGTAAACAGAATAAACAATAA
- the murJ gene encoding murein biosynthesis integral membrane protein MurJ, whose product MSKGLLKSGIIVSTMTLLSRILGLVRDVVIANIIGASAAADVFLFANRIPNFLRRLFAEGAFSQAFVPVLAEYRKQGDMDKTREFIGKVSGTLGGLVSIVTLLAMVGSPIVAAIFGTGWFIDWLNDGANADKFTQASLLLKITFPYLWFITFVALSGAILNTLGKFGVMSFSPVLLNIAMIGSAIFLSPHTSSPDLALAIGIFLGGLLQFLFQIPFLIKAGVLVKPKWAWNDEGVKKVRTLMIPALFGVSVSQINLLLDTFIASFLMTGSISWLYYSDRLLEFPLGLFGIAISTVILPALAAHHVNRHDNATSMQQFRQTMDWGVRMILLLGVPAMIGIAVLAQPMLLVLFMRGSFTLNDVQATSLSLWAFNAGLLSFMLIKVFANGYYARQDTKTPVKIGIIAMVSNMGFNLLAIWFSYVGLAIASALSATLNAYLLYRGLARAEIYHFSRKSAVFFAKILCAALIMGALVWYCNPSLTQWYAMAFNQRLYWLIGLISLAVLSYLLLLLLLGIRKHHLLAKG is encoded by the coding sequence TTGAGTAAAGGTCTTTTAAAATCAGGCATTATTGTCAGCACAATGACATTGTTATCAAGAATATTGGGTTTAGTGCGCGATGTGGTTATTGCCAATATTATTGGGGCAAGTGCTGCCGCTGACGTATTTTTATTTGCTAACCGTATCCCAAATTTTTTACGCCGTTTATTTGCGGAGGGAGCGTTTTCACAGGCTTTTGTGCCAGTGTTGGCAGAATATCGTAAACAGGGCGATATGGATAAAACCAGAGAGTTTATTGGCAAAGTTTCAGGTACTTTAGGGGGCTTAGTCAGTATTGTAACCTTATTAGCAATGGTTGGTTCGCCTATTGTGGCGGCTATTTTTGGTACAGGTTGGTTTATTGATTGGCTCAATGATGGTGCTAATGCGGATAAATTTACCCAAGCCTCGTTATTGTTAAAAATTACCTTTCCTTATTTGTGGTTTATTACTTTTGTAGCGTTGTCAGGGGCAATTTTAAATACCTTGGGCAAGTTTGGTGTGATGTCTTTTTCGCCTGTTTTGTTGAATATTGCCATGATTGGCAGTGCGATTTTTTTATCGCCACATACCTCAAGCCCCGATCTTGCCCTAGCCATTGGTATTTTCCTTGGTGGATTATTGCAGTTTTTGTTTCAAATTCCTTTTTTGATTAAAGCTGGAGTATTGGTTAAACCTAAATGGGCATGGAATGATGAAGGGGTTAAAAAGGTACGCACGCTGATGATCCCTGCGTTATTTGGGGTGTCGGTAAGCCAAATTAATTTATTATTAGATACTTTTATTGCCAGTTTTTTAATGACGGGTTCAATTAGCTGGCTTTATTACTCTGATCGCTTGTTGGAATTTCCCTTAGGCTTGTTCGGTATCGCCATTTCTACGGTAATTTTGCCTGCCTTAGCGGCTCATCACGTTAATCGCCATGATAATGCCACCAGTATGCAACAATTTCGTCAGACGATGGATTGGGGTGTGCGTATGATTTTATTGCTAGGTGTGCCTGCGATGATTGGGATTGCGGTCTTAGCTCAACCCATGTTGTTAGTGTTATTTATGCGGGGCAGTTTTACCCTTAATGATGTGCAAGCCACCTCGTTATCATTATGGGCATTTAATGCAGGACTATTAAGTTTTATGCTGATTAAAGTTTTTGCTAATGGCTATTATGCAAGGCAAGATACCAAGACCCCGGTCAAAATTGGTATTATCGCAATGGTTAGTAATATGGGCTTTAATCTCTTAGCCATTTGGTTTAGTTATGTGGGCTTGGCGATTGCTTCTGCTTTGTCCGCTACCTTAAATGCTTACTTATTATATCGTGGTTTAGCAAGAGCAGAAATTTACCATTTTAGCCGTAAAAGTGCGGTGTTTTTTGCCAAAATTTTATGTGCCGCTTTGATTATGGGGGCGTTGGTTTGGTATTGTAATCCTAGCTTAACCCAATGGTATGCTATGGCATTTAACCAACGATTATATTGGTTGATCGGCTTGATTAGTCTTGCGGTATTAAGTTATTTATTATTGCTTTTATTGTTGGGCATTCGTAAACATCATTTATTGGCGAAAGGATAA